In Nothobranchius furzeri strain GRZ-AD chromosome 18, NfurGRZ-RIMD1, whole genome shotgun sequence, a single genomic region encodes these proteins:
- the LOC139063943 gene encoding proteoglycan 4-like has translation MCRRRGELQVPEIQALPQNTGTPRRLQPERPPPPSRGTEDCPGGPQPAASRVPGDISGKPTGPPAASHPLAGRARDPGATTPARDPAEPRDPDPTRQPPGSTRQAPKILNPLTRELRTVRQTKAPHPTPGVSGEGRQTSISSKEVPGEGRSQRPHLTYTVIHKQSHTLPPSCSHMHIQPKSYKNARRTPTHAPHTHPIHPGPGTAAHGVQP, from the coding sequence atgtgtaggagacggggggagctccaagtcccagagatccaggcgctgccccagaacacaggaaccccaaggagactgcaaccagaaaggcccccgcccccctcgagaggcacagaggattgccccggggggccacaaccagcagccagcagagtcccgggagatatcagcggcaagcccacaggcccgcccgcagcctcccaccccctagccggccgagcccgggacccaggggcgaccacccccgccagggacccagcagagcccagggacccagaccccaccaggcagccaccgggatcgaccaggcaggcgccaaagatcttaaaccccctgacccgggagctacGAAcagtcaggcagaccaaggcaccacaccccacaccaggtgtgtcgggggaggggagacaaacaTCTATAtcgtcaaaggaggtcccaggagaggggaggagtcaaaggccccacctgacatatacggtTATACACAAAcaaagtcacacactccctccctcatgctcacacatgcacatacaaccaaagagttacaaaaatgcacgccggacacccactcatgctccccatacacaccctattcaccctGGTCCCGGTacggctgcacatggggtacaaccatga